Proteins from a single region of Chlorocebus sabaeus isolate Y175 chromosome 25, mChlSab1.0.hap1, whole genome shotgun sequence:
- the C4BPB gene encoding C4b-binding protein beta chain, which translates to MFFWCVCCLMVAWWISASDAEHCPELPPVNNSIFIAKEVEGQILGTYVCIKGYHLVGKKTLFCNASEEWDNTTTECHLGHCPDPVLVNGEFSTSGPANVSDKITFKCNDHYILKGSNWSQCLEDHTWAPPFPICKSRDCDPPGNPAHGYVKGDNFTLGSTISYYCKDRYYLVGMQEQQCIDGEWSSTLPVCKLIQEAPKPECEKALLAFQERKDLCEAIENFMQQLKESGMTMEELKYSLELKKAELKAKLL; encoded by the exons atgtttttttggtgtgtgtgctGTCTTATGGTTGCATGGTGGATTTCTGCTTCAGATG cAGAGCACTGTCCAGAACTTCCTCCAGTGAATAATAGCATATTTATCGCAAAGGAGGTGGAAGGACAGATTCTGGGGACTTATGTTTGTATCAAGGGCTACCACCTGGTAGGAAAGAAGACCCTTTTTTGCAATGCCTCTGAGGAGTGGGATAACACCACTACTGAGTGCCACT tggGCCACTGTCCTGATCCTGTGCTGGTGAATGGCGAGTTCAGTACTTCAGGGCCTGCGAACGTAAGTGACAAAATCACATTTAAGTGCAATGACCACTACATCCTCAAGGGCAGCAATTGGAGCCAGTGTCTAGAGGACCACACCTGGGCACCTCCCTTTCCCATCTGCAAAAGTA GGGACTGTGACCCTCCTGGGAATCCAGCTCACGGCTATGTTAAAGGAGATAATTTCACCTTAGGATCCACCATTAGTTATTACTGTAAAGACAG GTACTACTTAGTGGGCATGCAGGAGCAGCAGTGCATTGATGGGGAGTGGAGCAGTACACTTCCAGTCTGCAAATTGATCCAGGAAGCTCCCAAACCGGAGTGTGAGAAAGCACTT cttgCCTTTCAGGAGCGTAAGGACCTCTGCGAAGCCATAGAGAACTTTATGCAACAATTAAAGGAAAGTGGCATGACAATGGAGGAGCTAAAATATTCTCTGGAGCTAAAGAAAGCTGAGTTGAAGGCAAAATTGTTGTAA